A single Anatilimnocola floriformis DNA region contains:
- a CDS encoding DUF1552 domain-containing protein, with product MFQRSISRRTMLRGAGVALALPLLESMCPSLANAKAAEQTKSPQRFVAINIPLGFHPTDFFPKESGRDYALSPYLEVAKDLRDEFTVFSGLSHPDVDGGHSAEKSFLTAAPHPGAPSFTNTISLDQFLAKRIGDQTRFASLTLGSHSLSWSANGVVIPTETSPTKLFSALFLKGSEKDLAQQQAQLQDGQSIMDAVLADARAMQPRISTTDRAKLDQYFTAVRETEQRLAKSQAWLNKPKPQIEEKPPAVIPWMDFTGNFRSFLDVVRLAIQTDSTRVVAFGGDAGSPVSPLKGISQAYHTLSHHGLDTTLIEELRIIDRETIKIWADFLTALRSTPDGDSNLLRNTQVLFGSNLGNANSHSTTNLPIIHAGGRFKHGQHLAFDAKQNSPLAKLFVSILQGCGQEVDRFASGSGTIAGLEQA from the coding sequence ATGTTCCAACGATCCATCAGCAGACGAACGATGCTACGCGGAGCGGGAGTAGCCTTGGCATTGCCGCTGCTCGAATCGATGTGTCCGTCCCTGGCGAATGCAAAAGCTGCCGAGCAGACAAAATCGCCACAGCGGTTCGTGGCGATCAACATTCCGCTCGGCTTTCACCCGACCGACTTCTTTCCCAAAGAATCGGGCCGCGACTACGCGCTCAGTCCATACTTGGAAGTGGCCAAAGACCTGCGCGACGAATTCACAGTGTTTTCTGGTCTCAGCCATCCGGATGTTGACGGTGGTCACTCGGCGGAGAAGTCGTTCCTCACCGCCGCTCCGCATCCCGGCGCTCCCAGTTTCACCAACACGATTTCACTCGATCAGTTCCTCGCCAAACGGATCGGCGATCAGACACGGTTTGCTTCGCTCACGCTGGGCTCGCATAGCCTCTCGTGGTCGGCCAACGGCGTCGTCATTCCTACCGAGACGTCGCCGACGAAACTTTTCTCGGCCTTGTTTCTGAAAGGAAGCGAAAAGGATCTCGCGCAACAACAAGCCCAGCTGCAAGACGGCCAGAGCATCATGGATGCTGTGCTCGCCGATGCGCGGGCGATGCAGCCGCGCATCAGCACCACCGATCGTGCCAAGCTCGATCAGTACTTCACCGCCGTGCGCGAAACCGAGCAGCGGCTGGCGAAGTCGCAGGCCTGGCTGAACAAGCCCAAGCCGCAGATCGAAGAGAAGCCACCGGCGGTCATTCCCTGGATGGACTTCACCGGCAATTTTCGTTCGTTTCTCGATGTGGTTCGTCTGGCCATTCAGACCGATTCGACTCGCGTGGTCGCGTTCGGCGGCGATGCGGGCAGTCCGGTCTCGCCACTGAAGGGCATCAGCCAGGCCTATCACACGCTCTCGCACCACGGTCTCGATACGACGCTGATCGAAGAACTGCGCATCATCGATCGCGAAACGATCAAGATCTGGGCCGACTTCCTCACGGCGTTGCGGTCGACGCCCGATGGCGACTCCAACCTGCTGCGTAACACACAGGTCCTCTTCGGTAGCAACTTGGGAAACGCCAACAGCCATTCCACCACCAACTTGCCGATCATTCATGCCGGCGGGCGCTTCAAGCATGGCCAACATCTGGCCTTCGATGCCAAACAAAACTCGCCGCTGGCCAAGCTGTTTGTTTCGATCCTACAGGGCTGCGGACAAGAAGTGGATCGCTTTGCGTCTGGTTCGGGTACGATCGCGGGGCTGGAACAAGCATGA
- a CDS encoding DUF1592 domain-containing protein → MFRFLPVIACLLLLSQALPTHAAPGDLPPEVKGFLKQHCLSCHATDVKEAKVDLQALSGEMSERSQAALWTRIYDQVNLGQMPPAGETRPAEKDRKAFLKSIESRLEIADRKLREVVQRRLNREEYQNTIRDLLAIEIDVKQLLPEDQQAGGFDNNGEALSISAELMGQYLKAAEAAIDAAIVHGPQPKTTTFTVDPAKEIKPLIPKQFGLVDGRSVLYTTDTGNYSKIATREKRVPVAGRYRFKFEAASHFSKQPVVFNARVSDFHGLAATNIDLGYYEVGAEPKVFELEATVGARSAIQFFALDLPRWLKDTSSGEFAGVEIGPVEITGPLFDTWPPKGHQQLLGDLDLAKGKLADAEPVLRRFIARAFRRPATDAEVQGYLALVQGRLEAGRSFETGLKSGFVAILCSPNFLYLREDVRSDSQRISDYELASRLSYFLVSTAPDAELLAAAERGTLHQPEVLRGQVERLLDDPRHERFINDFTGQWLKLRQIEATVPDPKVYTDFDDFLKWSMVEESRGFFRTLLTENLSIRNFLDSDFALLNRRLARHYGIEDVQGVQVHKVPLPKESVRGGVLTQAAVLKVTANGTNTSPVVRGVWVLENILGQAVPPPPPNISAIEPDIRGAVTIRDQLSKHRDNESCNTCHRHIDPPGFALESFDPTGKFREQYLRYHVEPQNRDKGWGKIVTAGKVDPSGQLSTGEKFADLRELKRLLVQQEDRFAHCLTVKLMTFALGREMGFSDRKPIAEIQQQAAAQGNGLRTLIHTIVASPAFSTP, encoded by the coding sequence ATGTTCCGATTTCTGCCTGTCATTGCTTGCCTGCTGTTGCTTAGTCAGGCATTGCCAACGCATGCCGCGCCGGGAGACTTGCCTCCGGAAGTTAAAGGTTTTCTCAAACAGCATTGCCTCAGTTGCCACGCCACCGACGTCAAAGAAGCCAAGGTGGATCTGCAGGCCTTGTCCGGTGAGATGTCGGAGCGGTCGCAAGCTGCGCTCTGGACGCGAATTTACGATCAAGTCAATCTCGGCCAGATGCCGCCCGCCGGCGAAACGCGTCCTGCGGAAAAGGATCGAAAGGCGTTTCTCAAGTCGATCGAGTCGCGTTTGGAAATTGCCGATCGCAAATTGCGCGAGGTGGTGCAGCGGCGACTGAATCGCGAAGAATATCAAAATACGATTCGCGATTTATTGGCGATCGAAATCGATGTCAAGCAGCTTCTGCCCGAGGATCAGCAGGCCGGAGGTTTCGATAACAACGGCGAGGCCCTGTCGATCTCGGCAGAACTCATGGGGCAATATTTGAAGGCCGCCGAGGCTGCAATTGATGCCGCGATTGTGCATGGCCCGCAGCCGAAGACGACGACGTTTACGGTCGACCCCGCCAAGGAAATCAAGCCGCTCATTCCCAAGCAGTTTGGCCTGGTCGATGGTCGGAGCGTGCTCTACACCACCGATACCGGCAACTACAGCAAGATCGCCACGCGCGAGAAGCGAGTTCCTGTCGCGGGCAGGTATCGATTCAAGTTCGAAGCTGCCAGTCACTTCAGCAAACAGCCAGTCGTGTTCAACGCACGCGTCTCCGATTTCCATGGGCTCGCGGCGACCAACATCGATCTGGGTTATTACGAAGTGGGAGCCGAGCCAAAAGTCTTTGAACTTGAAGCCACGGTCGGTGCACGATCGGCGATTCAGTTCTTTGCGCTCGACTTGCCGCGCTGGCTTAAGGACACCTCTTCGGGTGAATTTGCCGGTGTGGAAATTGGTCCCGTTGAAATCACGGGCCCACTCTTCGACACATGGCCGCCTAAAGGTCACCAGCAGTTGCTCGGTGATCTGGATCTGGCCAAAGGGAAGCTCGCAGACGCCGAGCCCGTGTTGCGACGATTTATTGCGCGTGCTTTTCGCCGACCGGCAACGGATGCTGAAGTGCAAGGTTATCTCGCGCTCGTCCAAGGTCGCTTGGAAGCTGGCCGCTCGTTCGAAACCGGCTTGAAGTCGGGTTTCGTCGCGATTCTCTGCTCGCCTAATTTTCTCTACCTGCGCGAAGATGTTCGCAGCGACAGCCAGCGCATTTCCGACTACGAATTGGCGTCGCGCCTGTCCTATTTTCTCGTCAGCACGGCACCCGATGCTGAATTGCTCGCCGCCGCAGAGCGGGGCACGTTGCATCAGCCGGAAGTTCTGCGAGGTCAGGTCGAACGGCTGCTGGATGATCCACGGCATGAACGTTTCATCAACGATTTCACTGGCCAATGGCTGAAGCTGCGGCAGATCGAAGCCACGGTTCCCGATCCCAAGGTCTACACCGACTTCGACGACTTTCTCAAATGGAGCATGGTCGAAGAAAGCCGCGGCTTTTTCCGTACGTTGCTAACCGAGAACCTGAGCATCCGCAATTTTCTCGACTCGGATTTTGCTCTGCTCAATCGCCGCCTGGCTCGGCACTATGGAATCGAAGACGTGCAGGGAGTTCAGGTCCACAAGGTGCCGTTGCCAAAGGAGAGCGTGCGCGGCGGAGTGCTGACCCAAGCCGCCGTGCTGAAGGTAACGGCCAATGGCACGAATACTTCGCCAGTCGTCCGCGGCGTCTGGGTGCTGGAGAACATTTTGGGACAAGCCGTGCCGCCGCCCCCGCCGAATATTTCTGCCATCGAACCAGACATTCGTGGCGCGGTCACGATTCGCGATCAACTGAGCAAGCACCGCGACAATGAGTCATGCAACACCTGCCATCGTCACATCGATCCTCCCGGCTTCGCGCTCGAGAGTTTTGATCCCACCGGTAAATTTCGCGAACAGTATCTGCGCTATCATGTGGAACCGCAGAATCGCGACAAAGGCTGGGGCAAAATCGTGACGGCCGGCAAGGTCGATCCGAGCGGTCAACTCTCGACCGGCGAGAAGTTCGCCGACCTGCGCGAGTTGAAACGCCTGCTGGTCCAGCAAGAAGATCGATTCGCGCACTGCCTGACCGTGAAACTCATGACCTTTGCTCTCGGGCGAGAAATGGGATTCTCCGACCGCAAACCGATCGCCGAAATTCAACAACAAGCCGCCGCCCAAGGGAACGGTTTGCGAACTTTGATTCATACGATTGTGGCCAGCCCGGCGTTTTCCACTCCATAA
- a CDS encoding PQQ-binding-like beta-propeller repeat protein, protein MSDIANPGVKPIAVKEPFQLRLWPAVVITVLMLAALYIPPLLQFDNPLIAFMAQFYAPMAATLALGIWWLFFSRVSWLEGFGVLGFAIAVYVGTFFVADSSMAMPLLLSALPRLILVGVSWLIMSMILPWPTRRIGLLIAILCTCAYFTLFRFEGVTGEFASKMSFRWEKTAEQKYLASRPVPAKTDDAPKVTSEAEKPALTATDDDWIAFRGKDGNSVYSGPPISEKWSPDPPKQIWKRPVGPGWGSFIIVGNLFFTQEQRGEQEIVTAYAVETGEPVWEFAENARFEEAIAGAGPRSTPLFHDGKLFTVGAKGSLNCLDAATGKKIWNASIVGGGKEVELPQWGYSCSPIIVGDAVITMPGKPNSAAVTAFDVNTGKPLWTAADGEHSYTSAQVATICGVRQVLAFTSAGLMGITPDNGNVLWTHKWPASGYARCVQPYVEGDTVVISTYFGMGARKVQLTKTGDAWEDKLVWESKGIKPYYNDMVVSGGHAYGFDNNIFCCIDLATGERNWKGGRYGCGQVLLLEKQQKLLVLSEQGDVVLLEVNPDKNVELAKFPAIHGKTWNHPVVAHGKLFVRNGEEMACFDVKAAE, encoded by the coding sequence ATGAGTGACATTGCCAACCCGGGCGTGAAGCCAATTGCTGTCAAAGAGCCATTCCAATTGCGACTTTGGCCGGCAGTGGTAATCACGGTTCTCATGCTGGCAGCGCTCTATATTCCACCGCTGCTGCAATTCGACAACCCGCTCATTGCCTTCATGGCGCAGTTCTATGCGCCGATGGCGGCAACGTTGGCGCTGGGAATCTGGTGGCTCTTCTTTAGCCGCGTCTCGTGGTTGGAAGGGTTTGGAGTTCTGGGGTTTGCGATTGCGGTCTACGTCGGCACCTTTTTTGTCGCCGATTCGAGCATGGCGATGCCGTTGCTGCTGTCGGCCCTCCCACGACTCATTCTCGTGGGCGTGTCCTGGCTAATCATGTCGATGATTTTGCCTTGGCCCACTCGGCGCATCGGCTTGCTGATCGCAATTCTCTGCACTTGCGCTTACTTCACGCTGTTCCGATTTGAAGGAGTAACGGGCGAGTTTGCTTCAAAAATGTCTTTTCGGTGGGAGAAGACCGCGGAGCAAAAATATTTGGCTTCGCGCCCAGTGCCGGCGAAGACGGACGATGCCCCCAAAGTGACAAGCGAAGCCGAGAAACCGGCGCTCACGGCGACCGACGACGACTGGATCGCTTTCCGAGGTAAAGATGGAAACTCGGTCTACAGTGGGCCGCCGATTTCCGAAAAATGGTCTCCCGATCCACCGAAGCAAATTTGGAAGCGGCCGGTCGGCCCAGGCTGGGGTTCTTTCATCATCGTTGGCAATCTGTTCTTTACTCAAGAGCAGCGTGGCGAGCAGGAAATCGTCACTGCTTACGCCGTCGAAACGGGCGAGCCGGTTTGGGAGTTCGCTGAAAATGCTCGCTTTGAAGAAGCGATCGCGGGAGCCGGACCGCGCTCCACGCCGCTGTTTCATGACGGAAAACTTTTTACCGTAGGAGCGAAGGGAAGCTTGAACTGCCTGGATGCGGCGACGGGAAAGAAGATCTGGAACGCGTCGATTGTGGGTGGCGGAAAAGAGGTTGAGTTGCCGCAGTGGGGATACTCCTGCTCGCCAATCATCGTGGGCGACGCTGTCATTACGATGCCGGGAAAGCCGAACAGCGCTGCCGTTACGGCCTTCGATGTCAACACGGGCAAGCCCCTTTGGACCGCTGCTGACGGCGAGCATTCTTACACTTCGGCACAGGTGGCAACGATTTGCGGCGTCCGCCAGGTACTGGCCTTCACGAGCGCGGGCCTGATGGGAATCACACCTGACAACGGCAATGTGCTGTGGACGCACAAGTGGCCGGCATCTGGTTACGCTCGCTGCGTTCAGCCCTATGTAGAGGGTGACACCGTCGTCATCTCGACCTATTTCGGCATGGGCGCCCGCAAGGTGCAGCTGACGAAGACGGGCGATGCTTGGGAAGACAAATTGGTTTGGGAATCGAAGGGCATCAAGCCTTATTACAACGACATGGTCGTCTCCGGCGGTCACGCCTACGGATTCGACAACAACATCTTTTGCTGCATCGACCTCGCCACGGGCGAGCGAAACTGGAAGGGTGGCCGCTACGGCTGCGGGCAAGTCCTGTTGCTCGAGAAGCAACAGAAACTGCTCGTGCTTTCTGAGCAAGGCGATGTTGTTTTGCTGGAAGTGAATCCCGACAAAAACGTGGAACTCGCAAAGTTTCCCGCGATCCACGGCAAAACGTGGAACCATCCGGTTGTCGCGCACGGCAAGCTTTTCGTGCGCAACGGCGAAGAGATGGCCTGCTTCGACGTGAAGGCTGCCGAGTAA
- a CDS encoding MJ1477/TM1410 family putative glycoside hydrolase, producing the protein MRIAKLFALLFASLLPMAGLAESPPRSFAYVLQADALAKTKSEAVKLLSGCQRDWIVLDADFSGDTPWELADIRAIRGGQADRKVIAYTSIGEAEDYRKYWRNEWINNGKLSTSAPAWLGQENPDWKGNFRVKYWHAEWQKIILTSIDDALSRGFDGVYLDIVDGFETFEKEGADFIDDRINPETKQSYRRDMVDWVKTIAARARAKNPTALVIPQNGSQLSAHSDLLEVISAIGIEDLFTNGNKLQPKAHTNEVLSHLKKLATANKPVLLIEYPKSAERQTMAKKLAVANGFVWLLTDRALKTLGESGN; encoded by the coding sequence ATGAGAATCGCGAAATTATTTGCTTTGCTCTTCGCTTCACTATTGCCGATGGCAGGGCTCGCCGAGTCGCCACCTCGATCGTTCGCGTATGTGCTTCAAGCCGATGCGTTAGCCAAGACAAAGAGCGAGGCCGTCAAACTGCTCAGCGGCTGCCAGCGCGACTGGATCGTGCTCGACGCGGATTTCAGCGGTGACACGCCTTGGGAACTCGCCGACATCAGAGCGATCCGTGGCGGACAAGCCGACCGAAAAGTGATCGCCTATACCTCCATCGGCGAAGCGGAGGATTATCGAAAGTATTGGCGCAACGAGTGGATAAACAATGGAAAACTCAGCACTTCGGCGCCGGCCTGGCTGGGCCAGGAAAATCCCGATTGGAAGGGCAACTTCCGAGTGAAGTACTGGCACGCGGAATGGCAAAAGATCATCCTCACCTCGATCGACGATGCGTTGTCACGTGGCTTTGACGGTGTGTATCTCGACATCGTGGATGGATTCGAAACCTTTGAAAAAGAGGGAGCGGATTTCATCGACGACCGCATCAACCCAGAAACAAAACAGAGTTATCGCCGCGACATGGTGGATTGGGTGAAGACGATTGCCGCCCGCGCTCGCGCGAAAAATCCGACAGCGCTCGTTATTCCGCAGAATGGTTCGCAACTCAGCGCGCACTCGGATTTGCTCGAAGTCATCAGCGCCATCGGCATCGAAGACCTGTTCACCAACGGAAACAAACTTCAGCCCAAAGCCCACACGAACGAAGTGCTGAGCCATTTAAAAAAACTGGCGACCGCCAACAAGCCAGTGCTGCTAATTGAGTATCCAAAGTCTGCAGAGCGGCAGACGATGGCCAAGAAATTGGCGGTCGCGAATGGCTTCGTTTGGCTGCTGACAGATCGTGCGCTCAAAACACTCGGCGAATCCGGGAACTGA
- a CDS encoding DUF2171 domain-containing protein encodes MSNTSEIREHMEVIASCGKHVGEVDHVEGSSIKMTKNDPAAGGMHHFIPVEWVERVDAHVHLTKNSEEVFKNWKTSATVA; translated from the coding sequence ATGTCAAATACCTCTGAAATCCGCGAACACATGGAGGTTATCGCTTCGTGTGGCAAGCATGTCGGCGAAGTGGATCACGTAGAAGGAAGTTCGATCAAGATGACCAAGAATGATCCGGCTGCCGGTGGCATGCACCACTTCATCCCGGTGGAATGGGTGGAGCGAGTCGACGCGCACGTCCATCTGACCAAAAACTCGGAAGAGGTTTTCAAGAACTGGAAAACGTCGGCCACAGTTGCGTAG
- a CDS encoding tetratricopeptide repeat protein: MQVQPNYLSRSLVTLLAALLLTSQAFAADKFDFSGFDAGEQFIAQWAVRNLEAHEDCHAYVTVNQLGLDVLRLSNKPLGRPSGNHPEMPPPASDLFLAVGGTVKSPKVMAFVKARVTEHNQRLKDNLKNDIARVASVDPSLSKTTQNPVRRPEIPLTDLDRVLQLISQGGVVNSEYLPTSNADFDDVTGISWKKKVEALQAAGGAAGEAARKLKPAIEDVQAATDGYQQAVKKSSEAAGKVPPRFAAAEQLRDDPLYGASGNDLQMLEAQGGQTSIRAREYQAKQEAAMYETFLSFGERIAAGYPAMDAALAMMQYRYARADVRRHQAAVETLVPALGARAGARIDQAELDVKYAVVPRGLARFPDEPMLYAVIRSRSARELTQLTVLVKIESDLGTRYATYFIPSLPPGASGRFQPVTLSKAALSDQLGNLGGQPNIAKIRYAAWCNQFQATSQELTKLSTEQMVTDIWLQSVQPGLSYVSLGGSRDGKKEAKRRFELIFRRVSPSTTGFATEFDMIDHENNDRATRYHGTLTLPPVKLGREGQVLHAIETSKFGYVQKDEDETLLIKATAGNEKLELKLQGRWNVMPRKWQIRFSSFGLRDFVPAGQVPTADSPEEKSSTAAKAVRPLIEAGKFEEAKAALEKVIRDFPDQPGATEAKFMLSRLDQVKAGQAKAREMQEARDKFKQDNNIPPGRRGPPPLKK; encoded by the coding sequence ATGCAGGTACAGCCGAACTACCTCTCGCGGTCCTTGGTCACATTGCTGGCGGCGCTGCTGTTAACGTCGCAAGCGTTCGCGGCTGATAAGTTCGATTTCTCTGGCTTCGATGCGGGCGAGCAATTCATCGCTCAATGGGCGGTCAGGAATTTGGAGGCACATGAAGATTGCCATGCCTATGTAACCGTCAATCAGCTCGGCCTGGATGTGCTACGACTTTCGAATAAGCCGCTCGGACGGCCAAGTGGTAACCACCCCGAAATGCCGCCACCGGCCTCGGACTTGTTTCTCGCCGTCGGCGGGACAGTCAAGTCGCCCAAGGTGATGGCGTTTGTGAAGGCGCGCGTCACAGAGCACAACCAGCGGCTCAAAGACAACTTGAAGAACGACATTGCCCGCGTGGCGTCGGTCGATCCCTCATTAAGTAAGACGACGCAGAACCCGGTGCGTCGTCCTGAGATTCCGCTCACGGACCTCGACCGGGTGCTGCAGTTGATCAGCCAAGGGGGAGTGGTCAACAGCGAGTATCTGCCGACCAGCAATGCCGATTTCGATGATGTGACAGGCATATCGTGGAAGAAAAAAGTCGAGGCATTGCAAGCGGCCGGCGGCGCAGCCGGCGAAGCGGCTCGCAAGCTCAAGCCAGCGATCGAAGATGTGCAAGCCGCGACCGACGGCTATCAGCAAGCCGTCAAAAAGTCGAGCGAGGCCGCAGGCAAAGTACCGCCGCGTTTTGCCGCCGCCGAGCAATTGCGCGACGATCCACTGTACGGGGCCAGTGGGAACGACCTGCAAATGCTGGAAGCCCAAGGAGGCCAGACTAGCATTCGCGCTCGTGAGTACCAGGCCAAGCAAGAAGCAGCCATGTACGAAACTTTCCTGTCGTTCGGCGAAAGAATCGCGGCAGGCTATCCGGCGATGGATGCGGCACTGGCCATGATGCAGTACCGCTATGCCCGCGCCGACGTGCGGCGACATCAGGCCGCGGTCGAAACGCTGGTGCCAGCTCTCGGTGCACGGGCTGGGGCTCGAATCGATCAGGCCGAGCTCGACGTGAAGTACGCAGTGGTTCCGCGCGGCTTGGCGAGGTTTCCGGATGAACCCATGTTGTATGCCGTCATTCGCTCGCGTTCCGCGCGCGAGCTCACGCAGCTCACGGTGCTCGTCAAAATTGAATCGGATCTTGGAACACGCTACGCAACCTATTTCATTCCGAGCTTGCCCCCCGGCGCTAGCGGCCGCTTTCAGCCGGTAACGCTGTCGAAGGCAGCGCTCAGCGACCAACTCGGCAATCTTGGTGGTCAGCCGAATATTGCCAAGATTCGCTACGCCGCGTGGTGCAATCAATTTCAGGCAACCAGCCAAGAACTCACCAAGCTCTCGACCGAACAAATGGTGACCGACATCTGGCTGCAGTCGGTTCAACCTGGACTGTCGTATGTCTCGCTCGGCGGGAGTCGCGATGGAAAGAAGGAAGCCAAGCGTCGGTTCGAGCTGATCTTTCGGCGCGTGTCGCCCAGCACAACGGGATTCGCCACCGAGTTTGACATGATCGATCACGAGAACAATGACCGTGCCACGCGCTATCACGGCACACTGACGCTTCCGCCCGTCAAGCTCGGCAGAGAAGGGCAGGTGCTACATGCCATCGAAACCAGCAAATTCGGCTACGTTCAAAAAGACGAAGATGAAACGCTGCTCATCAAGGCTACCGCGGGCAACGAGAAGCTGGAACTAAAGCTGCAAGGCCGCTGGAATGTCATGCCGCGAAAATGGCAGATCCGTTTCAGCAGCTTCGGTCTCCGCGACTTCGTACCGGCGGGACAAGTTCCCACGGCAGACAGCCCTGAAGAGAAATCGAGTACCGCTGCTAAAGCTGTGCGGCCACTTATCGAGGCAGGAAAATTCGAAGAGGCGAAGGCGGCTCTGGAGAAAGTCATTCGCGACTTTCCCGATCAACCAGGCGCAACCGAAGCCAAGTTCATGCTCAGTCGCCTCGATCAGGTAAAAGCAGGCCAAGCCAAGGCCCGCGAGATGCAAGAGGCTCGCGACAAGTTCAAGCAGGATAACAACATTCCCCCCGGTCGACGCGGACCGCCGCCGCTGAAGAAATAG
- a CDS encoding lactonase family protein, whose protein sequence is MTRALGLLLALLLAGQASGQGNGISLLYRDPQPVKDPAVDSGQLAVSDGFVTVIPADDGGQPKIFDFEGKLQHDLRIPTIASAVFAGRHLYLLSRLDGLKVIDTDTWKEVQTVSAPGLSEALRVQATPDGTTIFALRRFAPASLFVFQRDAATGKLDLQQVFQSDESSLALARSSAQANPAAVKIRIEKDALRVPSFSIAESLSVTPDSKHLYVVCYTNSLLVFGRDSKGKWGLLDSTEDNLRGHHTMGLMMCRALTPLSDGVIVGGIRRLAWFGFDGQKLQSKNWWVDDGKHPGHGRVEMPFLDDVTSLTVSQNEKYLFLASKHEANIQVLEITKDELKPYGNIIDAKAGAKMLDVAISPDGTRLFAKSTANKLTIYKLDERFRK, encoded by the coding sequence ATGACCAGAGCACTTGGACTTCTGCTTGCCCTGCTATTGGCAGGGCAGGCGTCTGGGCAAGGCAATGGGATTTCGTTGCTGTATCGCGATCCGCAGCCGGTCAAGGATCCGGCGGTGGATAGCGGGCAATTGGCAGTCAGCGATGGATTCGTCACGGTGATTCCTGCTGATGACGGTGGTCAGCCAAAAATATTTGATTTCGAAGGCAAGCTGCAGCACGACTTGCGGATTCCCACCATCGCTAGCGCCGTCTTTGCGGGGCGCCATCTCTATTTGCTGAGCCGTCTTGATGGTTTGAAGGTGATCGATACGGACACCTGGAAGGAGGTTCAAACGGTTTCGGCGCCGGGCCTGTCGGAAGCCCTGCGAGTGCAGGCCACACCAGATGGCACGACGATTTTTGCGTTGAGGCGATTTGCTCCTGCGTCGCTGTTTGTGTTTCAGCGTGATGCAGCAACTGGGAAGTTGGACCTGCAGCAGGTTTTTCAGAGCGATGAAAGCAGCTTGGCTCTCGCGCGCAGCAGTGCTCAAGCGAATCCCGCAGCGGTCAAAATTCGTATCGAGAAAGATGCGTTACGAGTACCTAGCTTCAGCATCGCCGAATCGCTTTCAGTCACTCCAGACAGCAAGCATCTCTATGTTGTTTGTTACACCAATTCGCTGTTGGTCTTTGGGCGTGATTCGAAGGGAAAATGGGGACTGCTCGACTCCACCGAAGACAATCTCCGTGGTCACCACACCATGGGCTTGATGATGTGCCGTGCTCTGACGCCTCTAAGCGACGGAGTGATTGTGGGCGGCATCCGCCGTCTGGCCTGGTTTGGTTTTGATGGCCAAAAACTGCAGAGCAAGAACTGGTGGGTGGACGATGGCAAGCATCCCGGGCATGGTCGGGTTGAAATGCCGTTTCTGGATGATGTAACCTCGCTGACCGTGTCGCAAAATGAAAAGTACTTGTTCCTCGCATCAAAACACGAAGCGAATATTCAGGTGCTCGAAATCACGAAAGATGAGCTCAAGCCGTACGGAAACATCATTGATGCGAAGGCCGGCGCGAAAATGCTCGACGTTGCCATTTCACCGGATGGTACGAGGTTGTTTGCGAAATCAACCGCGAACAAGCTGACAATCTATAAGCTAGATGAACGGTTCAGGAAGTAA